In Microtus ochrogaster isolate Prairie Vole_2 chromosome 4, MicOch1.0, whole genome shotgun sequence, one genomic interval encodes:
- the Gcg gene encoding glucagon — MKNIYIVAGFFIMLVQGSWQHSLQDTEEKPRSFPASQTEPLQDPDQINEDKRHSQGTFTSDYSKYLDSRRAQDFVQWLMNTKRNRNNIAKRHDEFERHAEGTFTSDVSSYLEGQAAKEFIAWLVKGRGRRDFPEEVTIVEELGRRHADGSFSDEMNTILDNLATRDFINWLIQTKITDK, encoded by the exons atgaagaacatttACATTGTGGCTGGATTTTTTATAATGCTGGTGCAAGGCAGCTGGCAGCATTCCCTTCAGGACACGGAGGAGAAACCCAG AtcattcccagcttcccagacagAGCCGCTGCAGGACCCTGACCAGATAAATGAAGACAAGCGCCATTCACAGGGCACATTCACCAGTGACTACAGCAAATACCTGGACTCCCGCCGTGCCCAAGATTTTGTGCAGTGGCTGATGAACACCAAGAGGAACAG GAACAACATTGCCAAACGTCATGATGAGTTTGAGAGGCATGCTGAAGGGACCTTTACCAGCGATGTGAGCTCTTACTTGGAAGGCCAGGCAGCGAAGGAATTCATTGCTTGGCTGGTGAAAGGCAGAGGACGACGAGA CTTCCCAGAGGAAGTCACCATTGTAGAAGAACTCGGCCGCAGACATGCTGACGGCTCCTTTTCTGACGAGATGAACACAATTCTCGATAATCTTGCCACTAGAGACTTCATCAACTGGCTGATTCAGACCAAAATCACTGACAAGTAA